A genome region from Aurantiacibacter sp. MUD61 includes the following:
- a CDS encoding ferritin-like domain-containing protein, producing MSSDLSTAIRDALLTSGKRAKVMKTRALVRDYRRGTLPVRFTAAMPDEPAWPDQLTVLSPGQMPKRGKGGSQRNRIALWHSIAHIEFVAIDLALDIVGRFGAEMDEAFIADFLSVAADEAMHFALIERHLASMGAAYGDLPVHDGLWQSASDTAHDVAARLAVVPMVLEARGLDVTPAMLERVRSQDDSRGAKILQRILDDEINHVAAGSRHFTAWCARKRLNPSIHWINCVKTHFRGGLKPPFNDSARLAAGLSRESYTSLV from the coding sequence GTGAGCTCCGACCTCTCCACGGCAATTCGCGACGCCCTGCTGACCAGCGGCAAACGCGCCAAGGTGATGAAAACCCGCGCGCTGGTGCGCGATTATCGGCGTGGGACGCTGCCTGTTCGCTTTACCGCAGCAATGCCCGATGAGCCCGCATGGCCGGACCAGCTGACGGTCCTGTCACCCGGCCAGATGCCCAAGCGCGGCAAAGGCGGATCGCAGCGCAATCGCATCGCATTGTGGCACAGCATCGCCCATATCGAATTCGTCGCGATCGATCTTGCGCTCGATATCGTCGGGCGCTTCGGGGCGGAGATGGATGAGGCATTCATCGCAGATTTCCTGTCCGTCGCAGCGGATGAGGCGATGCATTTCGCCCTGATCGAGCGGCACCTTGCCAGCATGGGTGCGGCCTATGGCGATCTGCCGGTTCATGACGGATTGTGGCAGTCGGCGAGCGACACGGCGCACGACGTGGCTGCGCGGTTGGCGGTGGTGCCCATGGTGCTGGAGGCAAGAGGCCTCGATGTCACGCCCGCCATGCTGGAGCGAGTTCGATCGCAGGACGATTCGCGCGGCGCAAAAATACTCCAACGAATCCTTGACGACGAAATTAATCATGTCGCCGCCGGATCAAGGCATTTCACCGCGTGGTGCGCCCGTAAGCGCCTGAATCCATCGATTCATTGGATAAATTGCGTCAAAACGCATTTCAGAGGGGGGCTGAAGCCTCCGTTCAACGACTCAGCGCGTCTCGCAGCCGGTTTATCGCGAGAAAGCTACACTTCGCTTGTTTGA
- a CDS encoding M23 family metallopeptidase: MLFKFTKAIAAGALLIAAPAMAEDEPRTGVIDADSVTEGGMDEEFSELFASWEGIDTDGRVNAAGGVSVVPQMAVSVPSLMPLADARLTSGYGNRNHPILRRRARHNGVDLAAPTGTPVYATADGIVEMAQWYSSYGNYVQIGHGGEMETRYAHLSRYTVSSGEQVRAGDLIGYVGSTGRSTGPHLHYEIRVSGDPVNPIPYMTANLEIDESAAAARGGD; this comes from the coding sequence ATGCTGTTCAAATTTACCAAAGCTATCGCCGCTGGCGCGCTCCTTATCGCAGCGCCCGCAATGGCCGAGGACGAGCCGCGCACGGGCGTTATCGACGCTGACAGTGTCACCGAAGGTGGCATGGACGAAGAATTCAGCGAACTTTTTGCCAGCTGGGAAGGCATCGACACCGACGGCCGCGTAAATGCTGCTGGCGGCGTTTCGGTAGTGCCGCAAATGGCGGTGTCCGTGCCGTCACTCATGCCGCTCGCCGATGCCCGCCTCACCAGCGGCTATGGCAATCGCAATCACCCCATCCTGCGTCGCCGCGCCCGTCATAACGGTGTCGATCTGGCTGCACCGACGGGTACGCCGGTCTACGCTACGGCTGATGGCATTGTCGAAATGGCGCAGTGGTATTCGAGCTACGGCAATTACGTGCAGATTGGCCATGGCGGCGAGATGGAAACGCGTTACGCGCACCTTTCGCGCTACACCGTCAGCTCTGGCGAGCAGGTCCGCGCTGGCGATCTGATCGGCTATGTCGGCTCGACCGGCCGTTCCACCGGTCCGCACCTTCACTATGAAATCCGCGTTTCCGGCGATCCGGTCAATCCGATCCCCTACATGACGGCGAACCTCGAAATCGACGAGAGCGCAGCGGCCGCACGCGGCGGCGACTAA
- the galU gene encoding UTP--glucose-1-phosphate uridylyltransferase GalU — MSTHKPIRKAVFPVAGLGTRFLPATKAIPKELLPIVDRPLIQYAVDEAREAGIEQMIFVTGRGKTAIVEHFDVAYELETTMEERGKDLGVLDSSRFTPGDIITVRQQVPMGLGHAIWCARAIVGDEPFAILLPDEMMVAHKGGTGCMAQMVEAYNDVGGNLISVLEVPQEDVSSYGVIDPGESSGALTEVNGLVEKPPVAEAPSNKIISGRYILQPEVMRTLETQGKGAGGEIQLTDAMARMIGNQAFHAVTFEGRRFDCGSKTGFVEATLALALEREDMGAEIRSIAERLLAG; from the coding sequence ATGAGCACACACAAACCGATCCGCAAGGCTGTCTTCCCCGTCGCTGGCCTCGGCACCCGCTTCCTCCCCGCCACCAAAGCCATTCCTAAGGAATTGCTGCCGATCGTCGATCGCCCGCTGATCCAGTATGCCGTCGACGAAGCGCGTGAGGCGGGGATCGAGCAGATGATTTTCGTCACCGGACGCGGCAAGACCGCGATCGTCGAGCATTTCGATGTCGCCTACGAGCTTGAGACGACGATGGAAGAGCGCGGCAAGGATCTGGGCGTACTGGATTCCAGTCGCTTCACCCCTGGCGATATCATCACCGTTCGCCAGCAGGTACCCATGGGTCTTGGCCATGCCATCTGGTGCGCGCGCGCTATCGTGGGTGATGAGCCTTTTGCGATCCTGCTGCCCGATGAAATGATGGTCGCACACAAGGGCGGCACGGGATGCATGGCGCAGATGGTCGAGGCCTATAATGACGTCGGCGGGAACCTCATCTCGGTGCTCGAAGTGCCGCAGGAGGACGTTTCAAGCTACGGCGTGATCGATCCGGGCGAGAGTTCCGGCGCGCTGACCGAAGTGAACGGCCTCGTCGAAAAGCCGCCGGTGGCAGAGGCACCGTCCAACAAGATTATCTCCGGTCGCTACATCCTGCAGCCCGAAGTGATGCGCACGCTGGAAACACAGGGGAAAGGCGCTGGCGGCGAAATCCAGCTGACCGATGCGATGGCGCGGATGATCGGCAACCAGGCCTTCCATGCCGTCACCTTCGAAGGCCGACGCTTCGACTGCGGCAGCAAGACGGGATTTGTCGAAGCAACGCTCGCATTGGCGCTGGAACGCGAGGATATGGGCGCGGAGATCCGATCCATCGCAGAGCGGCTGCTGGCTGGGTAA
- a CDS encoding ribbon-helix-helix domain-containing protein: MDEIYHPPVKRSVEIAGHKTSISLEPLFWELLNDVAQREALPLNAVIAQIDAERLEADTPPGLATAVRLWLVADLLKPPGEE, translated from the coding sequence GTGGACGAGATTTATCATCCACCGGTCAAACGTTCGGTCGAAATCGCCGGGCACAAGACCTCGATCAGTCTGGAGCCCCTGTTCTGGGAGCTGCTCAACGATGTCGCGCAACGTGAAGCGCTGCCGCTAAACGCCGTGATCGCGCAGATCGATGCCGAGCGGCTGGAAGCGGATACGCCCCCCGGGCTCGCGACCGCCGTGCGCCTGTGGCTTGTCGCGGACTTGCTGAAACCGCCGGGCGAAGAGTAG
- the phbB gene encoding acetoacetyl-CoA reductase, which translates to MGKVAVVTGGTRGIGRAICESLKEDGFTVVASYAGNDDAARKFTDETGIATYKFDVGDHEATIAACNKIAEEVGPIDVVVNNAGITRDGTLMRMSLQDWEDVMRTNLGGCFNMAKAAFEGMKERKWGRIINIGSINGQAGQYGQVNYAAAKSGIHGFTKALAQEGARYGITVNAIAPGYIDTDMVAAVPENVLEKIVAKIPVGRLGQADEIARGVSFLASENGAFITGSTLSINGGQHMY; encoded by the coding sequence ATGGGTAAGGTTGCAGTAGTCACCGGCGGAACCCGCGGCATTGGCCGCGCTATTTGCGAATCGCTGAAAGAGGATGGCTTTACTGTCGTCGCCAGCTATGCGGGCAATGACGATGCCGCGCGCAAATTCACCGATGAAACGGGGATTGCGACCTACAAGTTCGACGTGGGTGACCACGAAGCTACCATCGCCGCCTGCAACAAAATCGCCGAAGAAGTTGGCCCGATCGATGTCGTCGTCAACAATGCCGGTATCACACGCGACGGCACGCTGATGCGCATGAGCCTGCAGGATTGGGAAGACGTGATGCGCACCAATCTCGGCGGCTGCTTCAACATGGCCAAGGCCGCGTTCGAAGGCATGAAAGAGCGCAAGTGGGGCCGCATCATCAACATCGGCTCGATCAACGGCCAGGCCGGCCAGTATGGCCAGGTGAACTACGCTGCTGCCAAATCCGGCATTCACGGCTTCACCAAGGCGCTGGCACAGGAAGGCGCCCGCTACGGCATTACGGTCAACGCCATTGCGCCGGGCTATATCGACACCGATATGGTCGCTGCCGTGCCCGAGAATGTGCTCGAAAAGATCGTTGCAAAAATCCCCGTCGGTCGGCTGGGCCAGGCTGACGAGATCGCCCGCGGCGTCAGCTTCCTCGCTTCGGAAAATGGCGCCTTTATCACTGGCTCGACCCTGTCGATCAATGGTGGCCAGCACATGTATTGA
- a CDS encoding DUF3576 domain-containing protein, translating into MPQTSFRPFAQTRRVAGAALLGLATFGLAACGGGNDERLRTDLAAAQTTSIGVNSYLWRASLETLSFARLTTADSSGGVLITDWYTNPNSPNERVSVSVAILDSTLRADALRVNATRQVMQNGQWVDAPVQAATVQRLEDIILTTARDLRRSTVM; encoded by the coding sequence ATGCCACAGACCTCTTTCCGCCCCTTCGCCCAGACCCGCCGCGTGGCCGGTGCCGCGCTGCTCGGCCTTGCTACGTTTGGCCTTGCTGCATGCGGTGGTGGCAATGACGAACGGCTGCGGACGGACCTTGCGGCAGCGCAGACGACCTCAATCGGCGTGAACTCCTATCTCTGGCGCGCCAGCCTGGAAACGCTTTCCTTCGCTCGGCTGACCACGGCAGATAGTTCTGGCGGCGTGCTGATCACCGATTGGTACACCAACCCGAACAGCCCGAACGAGCGTGTTAGCGTTTCGGTCGCCATTCTCGATTCGACCCTGCGCGCCGATGCGCTTCGTGTGAATGCCACGCGGCAGGTGATGCAGAACGGCCAGTGGGTCGATGCCCCGGTGCAGGCCGCCACGGTTCAGCGCCTGGAAGATATCATCCTTACCACTGCTCGCGATTTGCGCCGTTCCACTGTGATGTAA
- the leuS gene encoding leucine--tRNA ligase, with protein sequence MSNERFDPSVADGRWQAAWDEARCFEADSNSDKPKSYVLEMFPYPSGRIHIGHVRNYTMGDVLARYRKMRGDEVLHPMGWDAFGMPAENAAMEKGVHPAGWTYQNIETMKGQLKQLGFALDWSREFATCDPEYYGHEQALFIDLFNAGLVYRKESEVNWDPVDMTVLANEQVIDGKGWRSGAEVEKRKLNQWFLKITQFAEDLLEGVQGLDDWPQKVRTMQENWIGKSQGLEFAFDLSNGEKLPVYTTRPDTIFGASFVAVAADHPVAQSLDSQEARDFIALCKKGGTTAAELETAEKLGFDTGITARHPFTGAELPLYIANFVLMDYGTGAIMAVPGHDQRDFEFATKYGLPIPRVVAPSVDEAAKPFNGEAEAGEGVLVNSDFLDGMSVEDAKAEVISRAEKGGWGEGTTVWRLRDWGVSRQRYWGTPIPFIHCAECGVVPVPKDQLPVKLPDDVSFEQPGNPLLRHPTWKDTTCPKCGGAAERETDTLDTFVNSSWYFLRFASQPGDKPFDAAEVAKWLPVDQYIGGIEHAILHLLYARFWTRALAHVGLLDVKEPFGSLFTQGMVTHETYSRKDGAREVYYTPAEVDRTGDGATLKGDGEPVTIGKVIKMSKSKKNVVDPEDIIRDYGADAVRWFMLSDSPPERDLPWSEAGIEGCGRFVQRLWRLFGQYDENASGEDKDLARKTHQTIAAVAEDIEALAFNKAVARLYELTSAAEKAAPSESRNHAIRSLLLMASPMMPHLSEEAWVQMGGKGLVAEAAWPEVDPALLVEDEVTIAVQHKGKLRDTLTAPKGSSKEDLEALALASEKVQRSIDGADIRKVIVVPDRLVNIVT encoded by the coding sequence ATGAGTAACGAGAGATTCGATCCGTCAGTCGCTGACGGGCGCTGGCAGGCTGCGTGGGATGAAGCCCGCTGCTTTGAAGCGGATAGCAATTCGGACAAGCCCAAAAGCTACGTGCTGGAGATGTTCCCCTATCCCAGCGGGCGCATCCATATCGGCCATGTGCGCAACTACACGATGGGCGATGTGCTGGCGCGCTATCGCAAGATGCGCGGCGACGAAGTGCTGCACCCCATGGGGTGGGACGCTTTCGGCATGCCGGCGGAAAACGCCGCGATGGAAAAGGGCGTGCATCCGGCCGGCTGGACCTATCAGAACATCGAGACGATGAAGGGGCAGTTGAAGCAGCTCGGCTTCGCGCTCGACTGGTCCCGCGAATTCGCCACCTGCGATCCCGAATATTACGGCCACGAGCAGGCGCTGTTCATTGACCTGTTCAACGCCGGCCTCGTCTACCGCAAAGAAAGCGAGGTCAATTGGGATCCGGTCGACATGACCGTGCTCGCCAATGAGCAGGTGATCGACGGCAAGGGCTGGCGCAGCGGCGCAGAGGTCGAGAAGCGCAAGCTCAACCAGTGGTTCCTGAAGATCACGCAGTTTGCCGAAGACCTGCTCGAGGGCGTCCAGGGGCTGGACGACTGGCCGCAAAAGGTCCGCACGATGCAGGAAAACTGGATCGGCAAGTCGCAGGGTCTCGAATTCGCTTTCGACCTGTCGAATGGCGAGAAGCTGCCTGTTTACACGACCCGCCCCGACACGATCTTCGGCGCGAGCTTCGTGGCCGTGGCGGCGGATCATCCGGTCGCGCAATCGCTCGACAGCCAGGAAGCGCGCGACTTCATTGCGCTCTGCAAGAAAGGCGGCACGACCGCTGCGGAGCTGGAGACGGCGGAGAAGCTGGGCTTCGACACTGGCATCACCGCGCGCCATCCCTTCACCGGCGCAGAGCTGCCGCTCTACATCGCCAATTTCGTGCTGATGGATTACGGCACCGGCGCGATCATGGCGGTGCCGGGGCATGACCAGCGCGACTTCGAATTCGCCACCAAATATGGCCTGCCGATCCCGCGCGTCGTTGCGCCCTCGGTGGATGAAGCTGCCAAGCCATTCAATGGCGAAGCCGAGGCGGGCGAAGGTGTGCTCGTCAATTCCGATTTCCTCGACGGGATGAGCGTCGAGGATGCGAAAGCCGAAGTGATTTCCCGCGCCGAGAAGGGCGGCTGGGGCGAAGGCACGACGGTTTGGCGCCTGCGCGACTGGGGCGTTTCGCGCCAGCGCTATTGGGGCACGCCGATCCCCTTCATTCATTGTGCGGAATGCGGCGTGGTGCCGGTCCCCAAGGACCAGCTTCCGGTGAAGCTGCCCGACGATGTGTCTTTCGAACAGCCGGGGAATCCGCTGCTGCGCCATCCGACGTGGAAGGACACGACCTGTCCGAAATGCGGCGGAGCGGCGGAACGTGAAACCGATACGCTCGACACTTTCGTCAATTCCAGCTGGTATTTCCTGCGCTTCGCCAGCCAGCCGGGTGACAAGCCATTCGATGCGGCGGAAGTCGCCAAATGGCTGCCGGTCGATCAATATATCGGCGGGATCGAGCATGCGATCCTGCACCTGCTCTACGCCCGCTTCTGGACGCGCGCGCTGGCGCATGTCGGCCTGCTGGATGTGAAGGAGCCGTTCGGTTCGCTCTTCACGCAGGGCATGGTCACGCATGAGACCTACAGCCGCAAGGACGGCGCGCGCGAGGTGTACTACACTCCGGCAGAAGTCGATCGCACGGGCGATGGCGCGACGTTGAAGGGCGATGGCGAGCCGGTCACAATCGGCAAAGTCATCAAGATGTCCAAGTCGAAGAAGAATGTCGTCGACCCCGAAGACATCATCCGCGACTACGGCGCCGATGCGGTGCGCTGGTTCATGCTGTCCGATAGCCCGCCAGAGCGCGACCTGCCGTGGTCCGAAGCCGGCATCGAGGGATGCGGTCGTTTCGTCCAGCGCCTGTGGCGTCTGTTTGGCCAGTATGATGAAAATGCGAGCGGGGAAGACAAGGACCTCGCCCGCAAGACCCACCAGACCATTGCCGCCGTTGCCGAAGATATCGAAGCGCTGGCTTTCAACAAGGCTGTGGCGCGGCTTTACGAGCTGACAAGTGCGGCGGAAAAGGCTGCACCGTCCGAGAGCCGCAACCATGCGATCCGCTCGCTGTTGCTGATGGCCTCTCCCATGATGCCGCATCTATCCGAAGAGGCCTGGGTGCAGATGGGCGGCAAGGGTCTCGTCGCCGAAGCGGCATGGCCGGAAGTCGATCCCGCGCTGTTGGTCGAGGATGAAGTCACCATCGCCGTGCAGCATAAGGGCAAGCTGCGCGATACGCTGACCGCGCCCAAGGGATCGTCGAAAGAGGATCTGGAGGCGCTTGCGCTTGCAAGCGAGAAGGTCCAGCGTTCGATCGATGGTGCGGACATTCGGAAAGTGATCGTGGTGCCTGACAGGCTGGTGAATATCGTCACATGA